A part of Uloborus diversus isolate 005 chromosome 6, Udiv.v.3.1, whole genome shotgun sequence genomic DNA contains:
- the LOC129223838 gene encoding vitellogenin-2-like codes for MIGLALTFVALAATAAATGYIDGREYVYKYTGNIHTGYPRIKSQFSGYAFKSDLIIQPHGDYAFLKVDHVQKAQFNDEFEDVRRFQHAYSPMPPHAEFLTRPFKVHRKNGVITHIEVTKDEPAFSVNLKRGLASLFNLNFDQYDSGSNNVEDNDIHRPDPDAHYYKINEEGILGECETAYVIEHHPYYKTPHNNIVLNVTKVKNYHKCSTRPSQVYSVFHGHECGKAPYEKAHTLHGNGHYHYDIRGDRHHYVIEQIRTEGEVAYTPYPLEGQTVSTVISRHLQLVEERPVTTSLDTGAEYVSHRSLVYDFDHQRDFKETIDLKQPHYLYFLTGRKVPVSEVHHQVDELLTVYQDESYQEKIKDKNFPAKFVELVRSVSTLGYEEINELYTAYGDVPKTGATEQQKRSRNLFVDVLVSVGTNPAFEFGKHLLQSKLFRPQEAIHFITQLQFHTKEVSQSLLDSIQELCDSVKKHQQLHVACAISLGNIIHDHCVAKYHPEGDVPQGKNTCPLEAAVKYFEYIAQNYESSTDEKLKAAYVKVAGNLGVKEAFHYIRPYVEGQGSHHRFYRDNAIWALKNLGFRYPDKVRDLLVPLLFNQTEHYELRLAAFTLLMMYRPALYEIEGLARALKYDRDDQVRSFVYSTFKSLVNSTHPCDRKISNDVHYALRILDEVHHEFEHYDYTYSQHHYVGGYDHDYDFGGSTRFAYFASDTGYIPRTVYLGVDDFIGGKAFQTFGIGVKQFGLEKFLDKIIGPEGSFGKRSFFDLFKKRARRDVSGVEKELNEIKGKLKLPVHDYEPILGEIFFKYMGNHLQSFFFDEHTFEDFFKEGRFVIPNLPALYQTVAEFTYQRFILSVDQYYIIPSESGVPIIFDYKQPVYFHHHNKESSLKVEPGFFPEDRGGKFPNSIKASTDGHFAVDKQLFATMGVWIPFDQVVFGGGINRRATVSLPLKLSLELIYKDKKVKTHWTPVAPHEVYHFKYEPFTFVDSYVNTIPRVLEQGYKPVRKVHHHEEETHYLHDTFGVGFDVKADYENEFNDFGSFLDFFFEKDYRQKFYYLFANPHFSRYDVNVQFSHAKEGATKQVDTEFTYKYYDEDYTSPHLTQESFEPYAKPEDRGQLYTCALEAEVTATGDKERKLEGEITWARNLRRCYHKVNFYYKRTPFTSDDTRTLKVCGSSYLKYPKYDLIKLATLNTIDLDHTVQSELKAHFGKDCSSDQKIKVQGHFEETEEQKEFEKRREEPDTPEHYNEYSHYYHECQKERARGLNYGENCWKYMEVATTVHKYNFDVKYEHLSNRFLNFTYKVGGFLRHLLHNHADHNMIDVHNPEGELHFSANFSSKLPVADIHVVKPHVVSNYYNVYFPRYHGFRTFPDFEEYHIKNSFSDIYCDIEGDHVTTFDKYEYTLPPIDCYKVIARDCSPNEHFTILATKITHPKYHKAVKVFLGKHKIEALPVSEDSEIIVRVDGKRVSVTGNEPYFHRETEEAAPDFYITFRDFYYALHSEKYGLIVEYDGHAISIQVSPFYRNKLCGLCGNYNGQKYDGYTNADGCYYEDEKAYAYAYAIPSDTCTVPQAELKCPAEDGFGCTKLRTKVLQLSSGKVPQTCFSTEPVPECTAHCKSRGTITRQVSFHCLPAKDDSTKALLRQQQSRVLYEVRRKSHDHEAAVEIPDGCQHE; via the exons ATAACTCACATCGAAGTAACGAAGGACGAACCTGCTTTCTCTGTCAACTTGAAGCGTGGGTTAGCTTCCTTGTTCAACCTCAACTTCGACCAATATGACTCTGGTTCGAATAATGTTGAAGATAACGACATCCACAGGCCTGATCCAGATGCACATTACTACAAAATCAATGAG GAAGGCATTTTGGGCGAATGTGAGACTGCCTACGTGATCGAGCACCACCCCTACTACAAGACTCCACACAACAACATTGTGCTCAATGTCACCAAAGTGAAAAATTACCACAAATGCAGCACCAGGCCTTCTCAAGTGTACTCGGTGTTCCACGGACATGAATGCGGCAAAGCTCCCTATGAAAAAGCG caCACTTTACATGGAAACGGACACTACCATTACGACATTCGTGGTGATCGTCATCACTACGTTATTGAACAAATTCGAACTGAAGGAGAAGTTGCTTACACACCTTACCCCTTGGAAGGTCAGACTGTTTCCACAGTCATAAG CCGTCACTTGCAGTTGGTAGAGGAAAGACCAGTCACAACTTCATTGGACACAGGAGCTGAATACGTCAGTCATAGATCTCTCGTATACGATTTCGATCATCAAAGAGATTTCAAAGAAACAATAGATCTCAAGCAGCCACATTATCTCTATTTCTTGACCGGAAGGAAAGTTCCAGTGAGCGAG gtCCACCATCAAGTTGATGAATTACTAACTGTATACCAAGATGAGTCCTATCAAGAGAAGATTAAAGACAAAAATTTCCCCGCAAAATTTGTTGAACTCGTTCGATCTGTCTCAACTCTTGGATACGAAGAAATCAACGAGTTGTACACTGCATATGGCGACGTCCCCAAGACCGGTGCCACCGAACAACAAAAGAGATCCAG GAACTTGTTCGTTGATGTCCTCGTGAGCGTGGGCACCAACCCGGCGTTCGAGTTCGGCAAGCACTTGTTGCAAAGCAAATTGTTCCGTCCACAAGAGGCCATACACTTCATTACCCAGTTGCAATTCCACACCaaggaagtcagtcagtcattgcTGGACTCAATTCAG GAACTGTGCGACAGCGTGAAGAAACACCAACAGCTCCATGTTGCTTGCGCCATCAGCCTGGGTAACATTATCCATGACCACTGTGTCGCCAAATACCACCCAGAAGGTGACGTTCCACAAGGAAAGAATACCTGCCCATTGGAAGCAGCTGTAAAATATTTCGAA TACATTGCTCAGAATTACGAAAGCTCTACTGATGAAAAATTGAAAGCTGCTTATGTGAAAGTTGCTGGTAACCTTGGAGTAAAAGAAGCGTTCCATTACATCAGACCTTATGTGGAAGGTCAAGGCAGCCATCACAGATTCTACAGGGATAATGCTATCTGGGCACTGAAAAATCTCGGATTCAGATATCCAGATAAG GTAAGAGACCTGCTAGTTCCTCTACTCTTCAATCAGACTGAGCACTATGAATTGAGGCTGGCAGCATTCACGTTGCTGATGATGTACAGACCCGCGCTCTACGAAATCGAAGGTCTTGCCAGAGCTTTGAAATACGACCGCGATGACCAAGTCAGATCTTTTGTCTACAGTACTTTCAAGTCTCTAGTCAACTCAACGCATCCCTGTGATAGGAAAAT TTCCAACGATGTTCATTACGCTCTGCGCATTTTGGATGAAGTTCACCACGAATTTGAACATTACGACTACACTTACTCACAACATCATTACGTTGGTGGATATGATC ACGATTATGATTTTGGAGGTTCCACTCGTTTCGCATACTTTGCCAGTGACACCGGATACATTCCACGAACAGTTTACCTTGGCGTCGATGACTTCATTGGCGGTAAAGCTTTCCAGACTTTCGGAATTGGCGTGAAACAATTCGGATTAGAGAAGTTCTTGGATAAGATCATCGGACCAGAGGGTTCTTTTGGTAAACGATCCTTCTTCGACCTCTTTAAGAAACGCGCAAGGAGAGATGTCAGCGGAGTCGAGAAAGAACTTAATGAAATTAAAGGAAAG ttgAAACTCCCAGTTCATGACTATGAGCCTATTCTTGGTGAAATTTTCTTCAAGTACATGGGCAACCACTTGCAGTCATTCTTTTTCGATGAACATACTTTCGAAGATTTCTTCAAAGAAG GTCGCTTTGTAATTCCAAACCTTCCAGCATTGTACCAAACGGTAGCAGAGTTCACGTACCAAAGATTTATTCTTAGCGTTGACCAGTACTACATAATACCTAGTGAGTCAGGAGTACCCATCATTTTTGACTACAAACAACCTGTATACTTTCACCACCACAACAAAGAATCTAGCTTAAAGGTAGAGCCTGGATTCTTCCCTGAAGATAGAGGAGGAAAATTCCCAAATAGTATTAAAGCAAGCACAGACGGGCACTTTGC AGTGGACAAGCAGTTGTTCGCCACCATGGGTGTCTGGATTCCTTTTGATCAAGTTGTTTTCGGAGGTGGAATAAACCGCCGCGCAACCGTGTCTTTACCTCTGAAACTGAGCCTCGAACTTATCTACAAGGATAAAAAAGTAAAGACACACTGGACACCAGTTGCACCTCATGAAGTGTACCATTTCAAGTACGAGCCATTCACATTTGTTGATTCGTATGTCAATACCATACCACGAGTTCTGGAGCAAGGTTATAAGCCTGTTCGCAAAGTACACCACCATGAg GAGGAAACACATTACCTGCATGACACTTTCGGAGTTGGATTTGACGTGAAAGCCGATTACGAAAACGAATTCAATGACTTTGGATCTTTCTTGGATTTCTTCTTTGAGAAAGATTACCGACAGAAGTTCTACTACCTCTTTGCTAACCCTCACTTTTCAAGATACGACGTAAACGTTCAGTTCAGCCACGCCAAAGAAGGAGCCACTAAACAG GTTGATACAGAGTTCACCTACAAGTACTACGATGAAGACTACACTTCTCCCCACCTAACCCAGGAATCTTTCGAACCTTATGCTAAACCAGAAGACAGAGGACAACTCTACACATGCGCATTGGAGGCAGAAGTGACAGCTACCGGAGACAAGGAACGGAAGCTAGAAGGAGAAATCACCTGGGCAAGAAATCTAAGACGTTGCTACCACAAAGTGAACTTCTACTACAAAAGAACACCTTTTACTTCTGATGACACAAGAACCCTGAAG GTATGTGGCAGCAGCTACCTGAAATATCCCAAGTACGATCTGATCAAATTAGCAACCCTAAATACCATTGATTTGGACCACACTGTGCAAAGTGAACTGAAAGCACACTTTGGAAAAGACTGTAGCTCAGACCAGAAG ATCAAAGTACAGGGACATTTTGAGGAAACCGAAGAGCAGAAAGAGTTCGAGAAGAGACGAGAAGAACCCGACACACCAGAACACTACAACGAGTACTCTCACTATTACCATGAGTGTCAGAAGGAAAGAGCACGTGGTCTCAACTATGGAGAAAACTGCTGGAAGTATATGGAAGTCGCTACCACTGTCCACAAGTACAACTTCGACGTCAAGTATGAGCAT CTGTCTAACCGCTTCCTCAACTTCACTTACAAAGTCGGAGGATTCCTCAGACACCTCCTTCACAACCATGCTGACCACAACATGATCGATGTCCACAATCCAGAGGGTGAATTGCACTTCTCAGCAAACTTTTCTTCCAAGTTGCCAGTTGCAGACATCCATGTCGTCAAACCACATGTTGTCAGCAACTATTACAACGTCTACTTCCCCAGGTATCACGGATTCAGAACCTTCCCTGACTTCGAAGAATATCACATCAAGAACTCCTTCAGCGACA taTATTGCGACATTGAAGGAGATCACGTGACCACTTTCGATAAATATGAATACACACTACCACCCATCGATTGCTACAAAGTGATTGCAAGAGATTGCTCGCCTAATGAACATTTTACTATTTTGGCCACCAAAATCACTCATCCAAAATACCATAAG GCAGTTAAAGTGTTCCTTGGCAAACACAAGATTGAGGCTCTCCCTGTGTCAGAAGATTCCGAGATCATTGTCAGGGTAGACGGCAAGAGAGTGTCAGTGACTGGCAACGAACCTTACTTCCACAGAGAGACTGAGGAAGCAGCCCCAGATTTCTATATCACCTTCAGAGATTTCTACTACGCACTGCACTCGGAGAAGTACGGACTCATAGTTGAATACGATGGACATGCCATTTCTATACAG GTATCACCTTTCTACCGAAACAAACTATGTGGTCTGTGTGGCAACTACAACGGCCAGAAATATGATGGTTACACGAATGCTGATGGATGTTACTACGAAGACGAGAAGGCTTATGCCTACGCTTATGCTATCCCATCCGACACTTGTACGGTACCTCAAGCAGAACTAAAGTGCCCAGCTGAAG ATGGATTTGGCTGCACCAAACTACGAACCAAAGTTCTTCAACTGAGTTCAGGCAAGGTACCACAAACATGCTTCTCAACCGAACCTGTTCCAGAATGTACAGCCCACTGCAAATCTAGAGGAACCATCACTCGCCAAGTTTCATTCCATTGTCTCCCAGCCAAAGATGATTCCACCAAGGCTCTACTCAGGCAACAGCAATCTCGTGTCCTGTACGAAGTCAGGAGGAAAAGTCATGACCACGAAGCTGCAGTAGAGATACCAGATGGATGCCAGCACGAATAG